In the Streptomyces sp. BHT-5-2 genome, one interval contains:
- a CDS encoding helix-turn-helix transcriptional regulator: MPVNTHDGEARRPPFDAAAARRLREALGMTHAHVAYGIWAAYGIRMEPAAVASWELEESTPTEAELAALAGALWCAPAELLGTPGTLREFRMALGLAPADLALRIGMDQAAYERLEDGGRWTGTDRQAAALAAELALPLPALVRFTGREDRLVELLTSAATTRWQGYVRPVGKVAPLPKEQLQKTLEELHEEYHARMTASLSWTGGDAPDESGRAGRDFLDGVLAEFWRRVGEAAL, from the coding sequence GTGCCGGTGAACACGCACGACGGGGAAGCGCGCAGGCCCCCTTTCGACGCCGCCGCCGCCCGCCGGCTGCGCGAGGCCCTCGGCATGACCCACGCGCATGTCGCCTACGGAATCTGGGCCGCCTACGGAATTCGAATGGAACCGGCCGCGGTGGCGTCCTGGGAATTGGAGGAGAGCACCCCCACCGAGGCCGAACTCGCCGCGCTGGCCGGCGCCCTGTGGTGCGCCCCGGCGGAACTCCTCGGAACCCCCGGAACCCTCCGCGAATTCCGTATGGCGCTCGGTCTGGCGCCCGCCGATCTGGCGCTGCGGATCGGCATGGACCAGGCCGCGTACGAGCGGCTGGAGGACGGCGGGCGGTGGACGGGCACCGACCGGCAGGCGGCGGCGCTCGCCGCGGAGCTGGCGCTGCCGCTGCCCGCGCTGGTCCGCTTCACCGGCCGGGAGGACCGCCTCGTCGAGCTGCTGACCAGTGCCGCGACCACCCGCTGGCAGGGCTACGTCCGGCCGGTCGGCAAGGTCGCGCCGCTGCCCAAGGAGCAGCTGCAGAAGACCCTGGAGGAGCTGCACGAGGAGTACCACGCGCGGATGACCGCGTCGCTCAGCTGGACCGGCGGGGACGCCCCGGACGAGTCCGGCCGGGCCGGCCGGGACTTCCTCGACGGCGTCCTGGCGGAGTTCTGGCGGCGGGTCGGCGAGGCGGCGCTCTGA
- a CDS encoding response regulator has product MTGEPIRVLVVEDDPVAAAAHALYVGRVPGFAVSGTVHSGAGARRHLDRHPVDLLLLDLFLPDGHGLQLVRTLRAAGHAADIIAVTSARDLAMVREGVSLGVVQYVLKPFTFATLRDRLLRYAEFRATSGEASGQDEVDRALAALRAPRPAALPKGLTAATLQAVTDALRAAAGGGLTAAQTAADVGISRITARRYLEHLVESGRAARAPQYGQVGRPELRYRWSDR; this is encoded by the coding sequence GTGACCGGCGAGCCGATCCGGGTGCTGGTCGTCGAGGACGACCCGGTCGCCGCGGCCGCGCACGCGCTGTACGTGGGGCGGGTGCCGGGCTTCGCGGTGTCCGGCACCGTGCACTCGGGCGCCGGGGCCCGCCGCCACCTCGACCGGCACCCGGTGGACCTGCTGCTGCTGGACCTCTTCCTGCCGGACGGCCACGGGCTGCAGTTGGTGCGGACGCTGCGCGCGGCCGGGCACGCCGCGGACATCATCGCGGTGACCTCCGCCCGGGACCTGGCGATGGTCCGCGAGGGCGTCTCGCTGGGCGTCGTCCAGTACGTGCTCAAGCCGTTCACCTTCGCCACCCTGCGGGACCGGCTGCTGCGCTACGCCGAGTTCCGCGCCACCTCCGGGGAGGCCAGCGGGCAGGACGAGGTGGACCGGGCGCTGGCGGCGCTGCGCGCCCCGCGGCCGGCCGCGCTGCCCAAGGGGCTGACCGCGGCCACCCTGCAGGCGGTGACCGACGCGCTGCGGGCCGCCGCCGGCGGTGGGCTGACCGCGGCCCAGACCGCCGCGGACGTGGGCATCTCCCGGATCACCGCCCGCCGTTACCTGGAGCACCTGGTGGAGAGCGGCCGGGCCGCCCGCGCCCCGCAGTACGGCCAGGTCGGCCGCCCGGAGCTGCGCTACCGGTGGTCGGACCGTTGA
- the glgB gene encoding 1,4-alpha-glucan branching enzyme — translation MTARPSPATRQDGGRSAASPSGRPVPSPAPAATPPPGTARPTPPAAGDRGVRPAEPLSAEDRGRLLAGAHHDPHTLLGAHPVPGGLLFRALRPFARGVTVVAPGLRAPLRSEGDGLFAGVLPLVGIPDYELLVDYGDTTATVPDPYRFLPSVGELDLHLFHEGRHEELWRALGARVMTHQGVAGTRFTVWAPNARGVRVVGNFNYWDGTGSPMRSLGASGVWELFLPGLGEGELYKFEITRPDGSTTVRADPMARRTECPPATASVVDASHHTWRDADWMARRGERPVHAAPFSVYEVHLPSWRPGLTYRQLADQLPAYVKDLGFTHVEFMPVAEHPFGGSWGYQVTGFYAPTARMGTPDDFRFLIDALHRAGIGVLMDWVPAHFPRDDWALAEFDGRPLYEPGDPARAAHPDWGTLEFDYGRTEVRNFLVANAVYWCEEFHIDGLRVDAVASMLYLDYSREDGGWTPNVHGGRENLDAVAFLQEMNATVYRRCPGVVTVAEESTAWDGVTRATHHVGPGGFGGLGFGLKWNMGWMHDSLGYVEKEPVHRRYHHGEMTFSMIYAYSENYVLPISHDEVVHGKRALVSKMPGDWWQQRANHRAYLGFMWAHPGKQLLFMGQEFAQGAEWAESHGPDWWLLDPSYGAAADHRGVRDLVRELNRRYADTPALWERDTDPAGFSWIDAGAADDNVFSFLRYAADGTPLVSVTNFSPVVRQGYRLGVPGEVPVWREVLNTDAACFGGGGVAGPGPLKTEPVPWNGRRTSIAAVLPPLATVWLLPA, via the coding sequence GCACCGCCCGTCCGACGCCGCCGGCGGCCGGGGACCGGGGGGTGCGGCCGGCCGAGCCGCTGTCCGCCGAGGACCGCGGGCGGCTGCTCGCCGGGGCGCACCACGATCCGCACACCCTGCTCGGCGCACATCCGGTGCCGGGCGGGCTGCTGTTCCGGGCCCTGCGGCCGTTCGCACGGGGCGTCACGGTCGTGGCGCCGGGGCTGCGGGCGCCGCTGCGCTCCGAGGGGGACGGGCTGTTCGCGGGGGTGCTGCCGCTCGTCGGTATCCCCGACTACGAGCTGCTGGTCGACTACGGCGACACCACGGCGACCGTGCCGGACCCGTACCGCTTTCTGCCCTCGGTCGGGGAGCTGGACCTGCACCTGTTCCACGAAGGGCGGCACGAGGAGCTGTGGCGGGCGCTCGGGGCCCGGGTCATGACGCACCAGGGGGTGGCCGGCACCCGCTTCACCGTGTGGGCGCCCAACGCCCGGGGCGTCCGCGTGGTGGGGAACTTCAACTACTGGGACGGCACCGGCAGCCCGATGCGGTCGCTGGGCGCGTCCGGGGTGTGGGAGCTGTTCCTGCCGGGTCTCGGCGAGGGCGAGCTGTACAAGTTCGAGATCACCCGGCCGGACGGCTCGACGACGGTGCGGGCCGACCCGATGGCCCGGCGCACCGAGTGCCCGCCGGCCACCGCCTCGGTGGTGGACGCCTCGCACCACACGTGGCGGGACGCCGACTGGATGGCCCGGCGCGGCGAACGCCCGGTCCACGCCGCGCCGTTCTCCGTCTACGAGGTGCACCTGCCCTCCTGGCGACCCGGACTGACGTACCGTCAGCTGGCGGACCAACTGCCCGCCTACGTCAAGGACCTGGGCTTCACCCACGTCGAGTTCATGCCGGTGGCCGAGCACCCCTTCGGCGGCTCCTGGGGCTACCAGGTGACCGGTTTCTACGCGCCCACCGCCCGGATGGGCACCCCCGACGACTTCCGGTTCCTGATCGACGCGCTGCACCGGGCCGGGATCGGGGTGCTGATGGACTGGGTGCCGGCGCACTTCCCCCGGGACGACTGGGCACTGGCGGAGTTCGACGGGCGGCCGCTGTACGAGCCCGGGGACCCCGCGCGGGCCGCCCACCCGGACTGGGGCACGCTGGAGTTCGACTACGGCCGCACCGAGGTGCGCAACTTCCTGGTCGCCAACGCGGTGTACTGGTGCGAGGAGTTCCACATCGACGGGCTGCGGGTGGACGCGGTCGCCTCGATGCTCTACCTCGACTACTCGCGGGAGGACGGCGGCTGGACGCCGAATGTCCACGGCGGCCGGGAGAACCTCGACGCGGTCGCCTTCCTCCAGGAGATGAACGCGACCGTCTACCGCCGCTGCCCCGGCGTCGTCACCGTCGCCGAGGAGTCCACCGCCTGGGACGGCGTCACCCGCGCCACGCACCACGTGGGGCCGGGCGGCTTCGGCGGGCTGGGCTTCGGCCTGAAGTGGAACATGGGCTGGATGCACGACTCCCTCGGCTACGTCGAGAAGGAGCCGGTGCACCGCAGGTACCACCACGGCGAGATGACCTTCTCGATGATCTACGCCTACTCCGAGAACTACGTGCTGCCGATCTCGCACGACGAGGTGGTGCACGGCAAGCGGGCGCTGGTGTCGAAGATGCCCGGCGACTGGTGGCAGCAGCGCGCCAACCACCGGGCGTACCTGGGCTTCATGTGGGCCCACCCGGGCAAGCAACTGCTCTTCATGGGGCAGGAGTTCGCCCAGGGCGCGGAGTGGGCGGAGAGCCACGGCCCGGACTGGTGGCTGCTGGACCCGTCCTACGGGGCGGCGGCGGACCACCGGGGCGTGCGCGACCTCGTCCGCGAGCTGAACCGCCGCTACGCGGACACGCCCGCGCTGTGGGAGCGCGACACCGACCCGGCCGGCTTCTCCTGGATCGACGCCGGCGCCGCCGACGACAACGTCTTCTCCTTCCTCCGGTACGCCGCCGACGGCACGCCGCTGGTCTCGGTCACCAACTTCTCCCCCGTCGTCCGGCAGGGCTACCGACTGGGCGTCCCCGGCGAGGTGCCCGTCTGGCGGGAGGTGCTCAACACCGACGCCGCGTGCTTCGGCGGCGGCGGCGTGGCCGGGCCCGGCCCGCTGAAGACCGAGCCGGTCCCCTGGAACGGCCGCCGCACCTCGATCGCGGCGGTGCTGCCCCCGCTGGCCACGGTCTGGCTGCTGCCCGCCTGA
- a CDS encoding cation:dicarboxylate symporter family transporter, translating to MAAQTPPSGGTSEDTRPAKRDRTHFLYLAVIGAVLLGIVVGLAAPGFAVALKPLGTGFVNLIKMMISPVIFCTIVLGVGSVRKAAKVGAVGGLALGYFMVMSTVALAIGLLVGNLLDPGSGLHLTDALRHAGQAQTAGAHETTTDFLLGIIPTSLVSALTQGEVLQTLLVALLVGFGLQALGPAGEPVLRGIGHVQKLVFRVLSMIMWAAPVGAFGAMAAVVGATGLAALKSLAVIMAGFYATCLLFVVVVLGTLLRLVAGVNVFALLKYLGREFLLILSTSSSESALPRLIAKMEHLGVSRPVVGITVPTGYSFNLDGTAIYLTMASLFVAEAMDRPLSLGQQISLLVFMIIASKGAAGVTGAGLATLAGGLQSHRPELVDGVGLIVGIDRFMSEARALTNFAGNAVATVLIGTWTKEIDRERVARVLSGRLPFDERTLTADGHGTPPDAGAGAGTAAGGTADGTRTSAAV from the coding sequence GTGGCTGCACAGACCCCGCCGTCCGGGGGCACCAGCGAGGACACCCGGCCGGCCAAGCGGGACCGGACGCACTTCCTCTACCTCGCCGTGATCGGCGCCGTGCTGCTCGGCATCGTCGTGGGCCTGGCCGCCCCCGGCTTCGCCGTGGCGCTCAAACCGCTGGGCACCGGGTTCGTGAACCTCATCAAGATGATGATCTCGCCCGTCATCTTCTGCACCATCGTGCTGGGCGTCGGCTCGGTCCGTAAGGCGGCCAAGGTCGGTGCGGTCGGCGGGCTGGCCCTGGGCTACTTCATGGTGATGTCCACCGTCGCGCTGGCCATCGGCCTGCTCGTCGGCAACCTCCTCGACCCCGGCTCCGGCCTGCACCTGACCGACGCGCTCCGGCACGCCGGCCAGGCCCAGACCGCCGGCGCCCACGAGACCACCACCGACTTCCTCCTCGGCATCATCCCGACCTCCCTGGTCTCCGCCCTCACCCAGGGCGAGGTGCTCCAGACCCTGCTGGTGGCGCTGCTGGTGGGCTTCGGGCTGCAGGCGCTCGGGCCGGCGGGCGAGCCGGTGCTGCGCGGCATCGGCCACGTCCAGAAGCTGGTCTTCCGGGTGCTCTCGATGATCATGTGGGCGGCGCCGGTGGGGGCCTTCGGCGCGATGGCCGCGGTCGTCGGCGCCACCGGCCTGGCCGCGCTGAAGTCGCTCGCCGTCATCATGGCCGGCTTCTACGCGACCTGCCTGCTCTTCGTCGTCGTGGTGCTCGGCACGCTGCTCCGGCTGGTCGCCGGGGTGAACGTCTTCGCGCTGCTGAAGTACCTCGGCCGGGAGTTCCTGCTGATCCTTTCGACCTCCTCCTCGGAGTCGGCGCTGCCCCGGCTGATCGCGAAGATGGAGCACCTGGGCGTCAGCCGCCCGGTCGTCGGCATCACCGTCCCGACCGGCTACAGCTTCAACCTCGACGGCACCGCCATCTACCTGACCATGGCCTCGCTGTTCGTCGCCGAGGCGATGGACAGGCCGCTCTCGCTCGGCCAGCAGATCTCGCTCCTGGTCTTCATGATCATCGCCTCCAAGGGCGCGGCCGGGGTCACCGGCGCGGGCCTGGCGACGCTGGCCGGCGGCCTCCAGTCGCACCGGCCCGAACTCGTCGACGGCGTCGGCCTGATCGTCGGCATCGACCGCTTCATGAGCGAGGCCCGCGCCCTGACCAACTTCGCCGGCAACGCGGTGGCCACCGTGCTGATCGGCACCTGGACCAAGGAGATCGACCGGGAACGGGTCGCGCGGGTGCTCTCCGGACGGCTGCCGTTCGACGAGCGCACGCTGACCGCCGACGGCCACGGCACGCCACCCGACGCCGGGGCCGGGGCCGGCACGGCCGCCGGCGGCACCGCCGACGGCACCAGGACGTCCGCCGCGGTGTGA
- a CDS encoding extracellular solute-binding protein, with translation MRSTTPLALFTAAVPAAGALTACGGGSGDDPDTVKLAFVKDTNSRVRVRDDYVALVARQFEKANPGKKAKLIPVQASENAYYTKIQQMMRSPRTAPDVVYEDTFLISATARRS, from the coding sequence GTGCGCTCCACCACCCCGCTGGCCCTGTTCACCGCCGCCGTGCCGGCCGCCGGCGCGCTCACCGCCTGCGGCGGCGGTTCCGGGGACGACCCGGACACCGTCAAGCTCGCCTTCGTCAAGGACACCAACAGCAGGGTGCGGGTCCGGGACGACTATGTGGCCCTGGTGGCGCGGCAGTTCGAGAAGGCGAACCCGGGGAAGAAGGCCAAGCTGATCCCCGTCCAGGCGTCGGAGAACGCCTACTACACCAAGATCCAGCAGATGATGCGCTCCCCGCGGACCGCGCCCGACGTGGTCTACGAGGACACCTTCCTGATCTCTGCGACGGCGCGACGCTCCTGA
- a CDS encoding ATP-binding protein, with translation MRLPRPRPSRRLRGPRSLAGQLFAMQVVLVAAVVLGCAVFAYVSAGRQAEETARRQATAAATAVADSPAVVAAARTKDPTAALQPYSERLRRDAGVDFVVVMAPDGTRWTHPEPSAIGGKYLGHIGPALRGEIFPETHMGVLGPSVRVVAPVRDPARGGRITALVSSGITIATIGQQLRDQVLALVGVAAAALALGGLGTYVVNTRLRRHTHGMNAAELARMYDYHEAALHAVREGLLMLDGADRVALINDGGRELLGLTGDAVGRPVAGLGLPEPLTGALLAPGPTVDALHLTGERVLVVNSAPVSGDRRLGSVVTLRDHTELQALSGELDSVRGFAEALRSQAHEAANRLHTVVSLIELGRAEEAVTFATAELELAQTLTDRVVGAVAEPVLAALLLGKAAQANEHGVELVLTEDSRIDDGVIPPDLPARDLVTVLGNLIDNALDAAAPPQGHGAPPQVRVTARADGGELLLRVVDNGPGIAADATEEVFRRGWSTKGRDIGKPAAAGARGLGLALVGQAVRRHGGTVRLDRGPEGGARFTVRLPLRAAEGVPR, from the coding sequence ATGCGCCTCCCCCGACCCCGCCCGTCACGGCGGCTGCGCGGCCCCCGCAGCCTGGCCGGGCAGCTCTTCGCCATGCAGGTGGTCCTGGTGGCGGCGGTGGTCCTGGGCTGCGCGGTCTTCGCGTACGTGAGCGCCGGGCGGCAGGCGGAGGAGACCGCGCGGCGGCAGGCGACCGCGGCGGCCACCGCCGTCGCCGACTCCCCGGCCGTGGTGGCCGCGGCCCGCACGAAGGACCCGACCGCCGCGCTCCAGCCGTACAGCGAGCGGCTGCGGCGGGACGCCGGCGTCGACTTCGTCGTGGTGATGGCGCCGGACGGGACGCGCTGGACGCACCCGGAGCCGTCCGCGATCGGCGGGAAGTACCTCGGCCACATCGGGCCCGCGCTGCGCGGCGAGATCTTCCCGGAGACCCATATGGGCGTGCTCGGCCCGTCGGTGCGGGTGGTCGCGCCGGTCCGCGACCCCGCGCGCGGCGGCCGGATCACCGCGCTGGTCAGCTCCGGGATCACCATCGCCACCATCGGTCAGCAGCTGCGCGACCAGGTCCTGGCGCTGGTCGGGGTGGCCGCGGCGGCACTGGCGCTGGGCGGGCTGGGCACGTACGTGGTCAACACCCGGCTGCGCCGGCACACCCACGGCATGAACGCCGCCGAGCTGGCCCGGATGTACGACTACCACGAGGCCGCGCTGCACGCCGTCCGCGAGGGGCTGCTGATGCTCGACGGGGCGGACCGGGTGGCGCTGATCAACGACGGCGGGCGGGAGCTGCTGGGGCTGACCGGGGACGCGGTCGGCCGGCCGGTCGCCGGGCTGGGGCTGCCGGAGCCGCTGACCGGGGCGCTGCTGGCGCCCGGCCCGACGGTCGACGCGCTCCATCTGACCGGCGAGCGGGTGCTGGTCGTCAACTCCGCCCCGGTCTCCGGCGATCGGCGCCTCGGCAGCGTCGTCACCCTCCGCGACCACACCGAACTCCAGGCGCTCTCCGGTGAGTTGGACTCCGTACGGGGCTTCGCCGAGGCGCTGCGCTCGCAGGCGCACGAGGCGGCCAACCGGCTGCACACCGTGGTCTCGCTGATCGAACTGGGCCGGGCCGAGGAGGCCGTCACGTTCGCCACCGCCGAGCTGGAGCTGGCGCAGACGCTGACCGACCGGGTGGTGGGCGCGGTCGCCGAACCGGTGCTGGCCGCACTGCTGCTGGGCAAGGCGGCCCAGGCCAACGAGCACGGCGTGGAGCTGGTGCTGACCGAGGACAGCCGGATCGACGACGGGGTGATCCCGCCGGACCTGCCGGCCCGCGACCTGGTCACGGTGCTGGGCAATCTCATCGACAACGCCCTGGACGCCGCCGCCCCGCCCCAGGGGCACGGCGCCCCGCCGCAGGTGCGGGTCACCGCCCGGGCGGACGGCGGCGAACTGCTGCTGCGCGTCGTGGACAACGGGCCGGGCATCGCCGCGGACGCCACCGAGGAGGTCTTCCGGCGCGGCTGGAGCACCAAGGGCCGCGACATCGGGAAACCTGCCGCCGCCGGTGCCCGCGGACTGGGCCTGGCCCTGGTCGGGCAGGCGGTGCGCCGGCACGGCGGCACGGTCCGGCTGGACCGGGGGCCGGAGGGCGGCGCCCGGTTCACCGTCCGGCTGCCGCTGCGGGCCGCGGAAGGCGTCCCGCGGTGA